A portion of the Candidatus Neomarinimicrobiota bacterium genome contains these proteins:
- a CDS encoding glycosyltransferase family 2 protein — translation MTIFVRLLEILLEGFNYVVLAYFLLLNFFYLLTTIFAFFSLRSYARRMEAVDLQSLMAKAGVPPVTLFAPAYNEEATCVESIRALLALNYPEYEVLVINDGSKDSTMEQLINAFELKPAARYRVADIEAATVRGIYRSEYQPNLWVIDKENGGKADALNVGINYCRTPLFCAMDADSILERDALIRIVRPFLEDAHTVAAGGIIRIVNDCTLQRGTLTKIRLPKNIWAKFQVLEYLRAFLSGRMGWSALNATLIISGAFGMFKRSAVVAVGGYAHDTVGEDMELVVKLHRYHLERKLPYTISFVPDPVAWTECPESTKILGRQRDRWQRGLFEVLSRHRVMLFNPKYGRIGMFAFPYFYFLEMLGPAIEMPGYITFLIAVIWGSISYTYMAAFFVVAFIFGVALSLFSVALEELTFRRYPRTRDLFQLFFLAIIENFGYRQLTIYWRIHGFISALRKVEGWGKMERKGFATAPDESSK, via the coding sequence ATGACCATATTTGTACGCTTGCTGGAGATCTTATTGGAGGGGTTCAACTATGTTGTTCTGGCCTACTTCCTCCTTCTGAATTTCTTCTACTTGCTGACAACTATTTTTGCTTTTTTCTCTTTGCGATCCTATGCCCGCCGCATGGAGGCAGTCGACCTGCAATCCTTGATGGCAAAAGCCGGTGTACCCCCTGTGACCCTCTTTGCCCCTGCCTACAACGAAGAGGCTACCTGTGTGGAATCTATTCGTGCCCTTCTAGCTTTAAACTATCCCGAATATGAAGTGCTGGTCATCAATGATGGCTCCAAGGATTCAACCATGGAGCAACTTATCAATGCCTTCGAACTAAAACCAGCAGCCCGATACCGGGTCGCAGATATTGAAGCAGCTACTGTTCGGGGTATTTATCGCAGCGAGTATCAACCCAATCTGTGGGTCATTGACAAGGAAAATGGGGGCAAGGCTGATGCCTTGAATGTGGGTATAAATTATTGTCGTACCCCCCTCTTTTGTGCCATGGATGCCGATAGTATTCTGGAACGAGATGCACTTATTCGTATTGTCAGACCCTTTCTCGAAGATGCCCATACGGTTGCCGCTGGTGGGATTATTAGAATCGTAAATGATTGTACACTCCAACGTGGCACCCTGACAAAAATCAGATTGCCAAAAAACATCTGGGCCAAATTCCAGGTCCTTGAATATTTGCGGGCTTTTCTCTCTGGACGTATGGGATGGAGCGCCCTGAATGCGACTTTGATCATTTCTGGGGCTTTTGGGATGTTTAAGCGCTCAGCTGTGGTTGCCGTGGGAGGCTATGCCCATGATACGGTAGGTGAGGACATGGAGTTGGTGGTAAAACTTCATCGATACCATCTTGAGCGCAAGCTACCCTATACCATTTCATTTGTTCCTGATCCCGTGGCCTGGACAGAATGCCCGGAATCAACTAAAATTCTCGGACGTCAGCGTGACCGCTGGCAAAGGGGACTATTCGAAGTGCTTTCCCGCCACAGGGTAATGCTGTTTAATCCAAAATATGGACGGATCGGGATGTTCGCCTTCCCCTATTTCTATTTTCTGGAAATGTTGGGACCTGCTATTGAGATGCCCGGCTATATTACGTTTCTCATCGCCGTCATCTGGGGATCTATTTCATATACATATATGGCTGCCTTCTTTGTGGTGGCATTCATTTTTGGTGTAGCGCTCTCATTATTCTCAGTGGCACTTGAAGAGCTCACTTTCAGGCGCTACCCTCGAACCAGAGATTTATTTCAACTATTTTTTCTGGCCATCATCGAGAATTTCGGGTATCGTCAACTCACCATCTATTGGCGTATTCATGGATTTATTTCGGCACTCAGAAAGGTTGAAGGTTGGGGCAAGATGGAACGCAAGGGTTTTGCTACGGCACCGGATGAAAGTTCAAAATGA